GGCGTTATCCTGGTTCCGTTGCTGGAAGAGGTCATTTTTCGACTGCCGCTTCGATACCGGCGCAATTACCTGCTGAGATGGGTGGTGTACATTTCTTCAAAGCTACGCGGAAAAAACATTACAGATGGTCATGAAGAGGCTCGTAAAGTGTGGCAACGACATTACCGTTGGGTATTTTACGGTTTTACGGTGGCCTTTGCGTATGTGCACATGAGCAATTTCGGGGAAGTGAGTTTAACCATGTGGCTCGTATCTCCTTTTCTGGTAGCTCCGCAGTTGGCAGCTGGGCTGATCATTGGCTATATCAGGCTTCGGCAAGGGTTTATCTGGGGAGTTGTGTTTCACGCCACGCATAACTTTGTATTTCTGGCCATTCCCATTTTTTCGGCTGTGGATACTCCGGTGGTAAACATAGAGGATGAGGCGTACAACATTGTGATTGAGGAGGTAGCCGATTTCAGTTTGGGTAACCACTCCCTAAAAACCGGCCCGTACAGATACGAAACGCGTTTCAGTTCAATGCGTAGGGTACTTTCGAACGCGTTAAATGAAAACCCGCTGAGCATTGAATTTGAAAACGAAAAACTCGCTGACCGTCGTTTGCACGTGTCGCTACAGGTTAATGACAGCACACAAAGTATGCAGAGTATTCTGCTGCGACACATGCTGCAACACTATGAACTGAAAGTGGACTCAAGCTACAAGCTCACCAAAATTTACCGTCTGGATATCAGCAATAGCGACAAACTCGCTGAGCAGTTGCGCGTAGGGAAAAAGGCGAAAGAAATTGAGACCAAGTTCACGCCAACACGTGTTTCGCTTATCAATGCCAATATGGAGATGCTTAAGAGTATTTTGGAAACGCATTACCGCATTTTTGTGGTGACCGAAATACCTGACACAGCGCGATATGACTTTTTGATTCCGCTGCACGACAAGGAAATGCTCAACAAGCAACTCAAAAGCTATGGGCTGGAATTAACCCCTGTAGATTCAGAGTTGCGTTTTCTGACTATTGTGGAGGATGGGAAGAAGTAGATTGGTCTTTTTTCGCATCAGGCCCTTTCTGCAATTTGCTTGAAATAATGCTCAAGCGAGTATATTTACAATGTGGAAATCAAGTATCGCAGAATAGGTGTTGTGGAACGAAAACACGGTTTTTTACAATCAAAATTACAGGCGGAGGCCTGGTGGTCTGCGGCGTAGCGAGACGTTACGACGATCGGGGGGGGGTTCGGCAACGGTACTATTGTTGAGTTTTACGATTTTGAGCCGAACACCACAGTGCTCCGGTCTGCTAAACGTACCCATCCAATCTGTTACCGAAAAGCTTACAAAGTACACTCCTTTCGGGTTGTGGAATTTATGACTTCTGGACATGTTTTCAAACTTTCGTCCTAGTATGCAGATATACTCTAGTAACAACAATCAATTCCACGAGAAAGCATTGACTGCGTGGAACTTGAATTTCGCGCTAGCGGGGTATTCCTCGCCCGGTGAATTCAAAAAATTCAATTGTGATTCACGGAAACACCTTCTTTTCGTCTGAAAATATATTTGTTAGATTGAATCTTTCTTTTTAGGTTTACCTAATGTTTAATCATTTGAGCATCATATTCCTTGAATGACTATTCTATTAACCGAATCCTTTTTATTATGAAAACAACTTTTTCTCTTGTAATTCTTATTGGCCTTACCATCGTTTCATTCGGCCAGATTCAATCTACTGACCAACCGATTGAGATTCGTAACTACACCTTATGTACAATAAGATTTATTGTGCATTGTTCAAGCAATGGTGATTGTGATCCAATGGGAACAACAGCTTTGGCAGAGCAGAGTATCGGGCCCAATGACAGTACCTCACTGAACCAATGCACCGGCCATTTCGCTTTCATTAAATTTTCATTTGATCTATGGGCAACATCTCATGTAATTGGTTTCGATACGAATTTACCAAATATTTGTGCTGGCTTGGAAGATTGTGATAATTACGACATGCCCTATGAATATCACGTGGGGGACATCGATGAAGACTGTATTGGGGAGGATGGTGAAATCCGGGCAAATAGGGGAGAATCGGGATGTGTTATTTGGTTTAAACCATAACCGCCAAAATTGAATTTTGAATCAAATTTTCGAATTGG
The Cryomorphaceae bacterium genome window above contains:
- a CDS encoding CPBP family intramembrane metalloprotease; protein product: MFSLFVKFRMFLVHPVEVAKKPMSLLTHFKELGALLLMDVFLMMFLSVPILILEQLEVFSQQNHEVMRMVQGLPLPLLLLLGVILVPLLEEVIFRLPLRYRRNYLLRWVVYISSKLRGKNITDGHEEARKVWQRHYRWVFYGFTVAFAYVHMSNFGEVSLTMWLVSPFLVAPQLAAGLIIGYIRLRQGFIWGVVFHATHNFVFLAIPIFSAVDTPVVNIEDEAYNIVIEEVADFSLGNHSLKTGPYRYETRFSSMRRVLSNALNENPLSIEFENEKLADRRLHVSLQVNDSTQSMQSILLRHMLQHYELKVDSSYKLTKIYRLDISNSDKLAEQLRVGKKAKEIETKFTPTRVSLINANMEMLKSILETHYRIFVVTEIPDTARYDFLIPLHDKEMLNKQLKSYGLELTPVDSELRFLTIVEDGKK